The following are from one region of the Mesorhizobium sp. B2-8-5 genome:
- the rpmH gene encoding 50S ribosomal protein L34 codes for MKRTYQPSKLVRKRRHGFRARMATKGGRGVVAARRNRGRKRLSA; via the coding sequence ATGAAGCGTACCTACCAACCGTCCAAGCTCGTCCGTAAGCGCCGGCATGGTTTCCGTGCCCGCATGGCCACCAAGGGTGGCCGTGGCGTCGTTGCCGCCCGCCGCAATCGCGGCCGCAAGCGGCTCAGCGCCTGA
- the rnpA gene encoding ribonuclease P protein component yields MPATGKPKGKTPGRLLKRAEFLAVRGGEKRRGRLFLVEVLDRGDDLAPRVGYTVTKKVGNAVVRNRVRRRLREAVRVHAADDMAPGNDYVIVGREDVLAIPFGQLKAELSRRLRGTR; encoded by the coding sequence TTGCCCGCAACCGGCAAGCCAAAGGGGAAAACCCCCGGGCGGCTTCTGAAACGCGCGGAATTCCTGGCTGTGCGCGGCGGCGAGAAACGCCGCGGGCGGCTTTTTCTCGTTGAAGTTCTCGACCGCGGCGATGACCTTGCGCCGCGCGTCGGCTACACCGTCACCAAGAAGGTCGGCAACGCCGTGGTGCGCAACCGCGTCCGGCGGCGACTGAGGGAAGCCGTGCGCGTCCATGCCGCCGATGACATGGCGCCCGGCAATGATTATGTCATCGTCGGGCGTGAAGACGTGCTTGCCATCCCGTTCGGCCAGTTGAAGGCCGAGCTTTCCCGCCGGCTGCGCGGAACACGATAG
- the yidC gene encoding membrane protein insertase YidC: MENNRNFFITIALSVLILTLWQVFYMNPRMEQQREQTRVEQQRVEAQKKEAGGGANSGAAGTPAPTAGAIPNAPGGDTVTAASRDQAVAATKRVKIDTPSLEGSINLTGARLDDLKLKHYTETVDKNSPEIQLLNPQALPTGYFAEIGFVGTDKTGAVPSSDTVWSVEGNPTLTPSTPVTLTYTNDKGLTFKRTISVDDNYMFTVSDTVQNSGSAAVSLFNYGRVTRYDKPAVASTYVLHEGLIGVTGTEGLTEYKYAAIEKDKEVKPGKSTDGWLGITDKYWAVTLVPTEKQPFQPRYGYFEDGRHRYQSDFLTDAINVGAGQSATVETEIFAGAKEVAKINAYEADRHIRQFNLLIDWGWFYFITKPMFWLIDTLYKFFGNFGLAILATTVVVKAIFFPLANKSYASMANMKKVQPKMVEIREKYADDKMKQQQAMMELYKTEKINPLAGCWPVALQIPVFFSLYKVLYITIEMRHAPFFGWIHDLAAPDPTSIFNLFGLLPFAAPAFLPHMGAWAVVMGITMFLQMRMNPAPPDPTQAAIFTWMPVIFTFMMGSFPAGLVIYWAWNNTLSILQQGVIMKRQGAKIELWDNLAALFRKKPSPAE; encoded by the coding sequence ATGGAAAACAACCGCAATTTCTTCATCACCATCGCGCTGTCGGTGCTGATCCTGACCCTCTGGCAGGTGTTCTACATGAACCCTCGCATGGAGCAGCAGCGCGAGCAGACCCGCGTCGAGCAACAGCGCGTCGAGGCGCAGAAGAAGGAAGCGGGCGGCGGCGCCAACTCCGGCGCGGCCGGAACGCCGGCTCCCACCGCTGGCGCGATCCCCAACGCGCCCGGCGGCGATACGGTGACGGCGGCCAGCCGCGACCAGGCTGTTGCCGCGACCAAGCGCGTCAAGATCGACACGCCCAGCCTCGAGGGTTCGATCAACCTGACAGGCGCGCGCCTCGACGACCTGAAGCTCAAGCACTACACCGAGACGGTCGACAAAAACTCGCCCGAGATCCAGCTTCTCAACCCGCAGGCGCTGCCCACCGGCTATTTCGCCGAGATCGGTTTCGTCGGCACCGACAAGACAGGCGCGGTGCCTAGCTCGGACACGGTGTGGAGCGTCGAAGGCAATCCGACGCTGACCCCGTCGACGCCGGTGACGCTCACCTACACCAACGACAAGGGCCTGACCTTCAAGCGCACCATCTCGGTCGACGACAACTACATGTTCACCGTTTCCGACACGGTGCAGAATTCGGGAAGCGCAGCCGTCAGCCTGTTCAACTACGGCCGCGTCACGCGCTACGACAAGCCGGCCGTGGCCAGCACCTATGTGCTGCATGAAGGCCTGATCGGCGTCACCGGCACCGAAGGGCTGACGGAATACAAATACGCGGCCATCGAAAAGGACAAGGAAGTCAAGCCGGGCAAGTCGACAGACGGCTGGCTCGGCATCACCGACAAATACTGGGCCGTCACCCTGGTGCCCACCGAAAAGCAGCCCTTCCAGCCGCGCTATGGCTACTTCGAGGACGGGCGCCACCGCTATCAATCCGACTTCCTCACCGATGCGATCAATGTCGGTGCCGGCCAGTCCGCAACTGTCGAGACGGAGATTTTCGCCGGCGCCAAGGAAGTCGCCAAGATCAATGCTTATGAGGCTGACCGTCATATTCGCCAGTTCAACTTGTTGATCGACTGGGGCTGGTTCTACTTCATCACCAAGCCGATGTTCTGGCTGATCGACACGCTCTACAAATTCTTCGGCAATTTCGGCCTGGCGATCCTCGCCACCACCGTCGTCGTCAAGGCCATCTTCTTCCCGCTGGCGAACAAATCCTACGCCTCGATGGCGAACATGAAGAAGGTGCAGCCGAAGATGGTCGAGATCCGCGAGAAATACGCGGACGACAAGATGAAGCAGCAGCAGGCGATGATGGAGCTCTACAAGACCGAGAAGATCAATCCGCTCGCCGGCTGCTGGCCGGTGGCGCTGCAGATCCCGGTCTTCTTCTCGCTCTACAAGGTGCTCTACATCACCATCGAGATGCGGCACGCGCCGTTCTTCGGCTGGATCCACGACCTTGCGGCGCCCGATCCGACGTCGATCTTCAACCTGTTCGGCCTGCTGCCCTTCGCGGCGCCCGCCTTCCTGCCGCATATGGGCGCCTGGGCGGTGGTCATGGGCATCACCATGTTCCTGCAGATGCGCATGAACCCGGCGCCGCCGGACCCGACGCAGGCGGCGATCTTCACCTGGATGCCGGTGATCTTCACCTTCATGATGGGTTCGTTCCCGGCCGGCCTCGTCATCTACTGGGCCTGGAACAACACGCTGTCGATCCTGCAGCAGGGCGTGATCATGAAGCGCCAGGGCGCCAAGATCGAATTGTGGGACAATCTGGCGGCGCTGTTCCGCAAGAAACCATCGCCAGCGGAATAG
- a CDS encoding DHA2 family efflux MFS transporter permease subunit: protein MTTASATGASVVANRGAITACVILAVIMQALDTTIANVALPYIQGSVSASADQINWVLTSYIVAAAVMTPPSGYLANRFGRKRILLVAITGFVVASVLCGFAQSLPQIVGFRLLQGLFGAALVPLSQSILLDIYSVEERGSAMALFGVSVMVGPVLGPVIGGWLTENVSWRWVFYINVPIGALAFIGVSMFVQETKLDLKARLDWLGFGMLSIAIASLQMFLDRGEQLNWFSSAEIIVEALVCASAFYIFIVHTFTARDTFVNPRLFLDRNFAVGMVFIFIIGITYLASLALMTPYLQTLMGYPVVTAGIVMGPRGLGTMACMFIVGRLVGKVDTRWLLFIGLAITAWAMYDMTGWTPDVSQWTIISTGFIQGAGLGFLFVPLTTITFATLAPERRSEGTGLYNLSRNIGSSVGISVVTALLTQNQQINHANIATYVTPYNPAFSDPAVSQALSPYTAAGRAALDGLVTLQATIISYVDDFKLMMILSLAAIPLVLLLRKPGTPAKVDHSAVME, encoded by the coding sequence ATGACAACGGCTTCCGCGACAGGCGCGTCGGTGGTCGCCAATCGCGGCGCCATCACCGCTTGTGTGATCCTTGCGGTCATCATGCAGGCGCTGGACACCACCATCGCCAACGTCGCGCTGCCCTATATCCAGGGCAGCGTCTCGGCGAGCGCCGACCAGATCAACTGGGTGCTCACCTCGTATATCGTCGCCGCGGCCGTGATGACGCCGCCGTCCGGCTATCTCGCCAACCGCTTCGGCCGCAAGCGCATCCTTCTGGTGGCGATCACCGGCTTCGTGGTCGCCTCGGTGCTGTGCGGTTTCGCCCAGTCGCTGCCGCAGATCGTCGGCTTTCGCCTGCTGCAGGGCCTGTTCGGCGCGGCGCTCGTGCCGCTGTCGCAGTCGATCCTGCTCGACATCTACAGCGTTGAGGAGCGCGGCTCGGCCATGGCGCTGTTCGGCGTCTCGGTCATGGTCGGTCCGGTGCTTGGCCCGGTCATCGGCGGCTGGCTGACCGAGAACGTCTCCTGGCGCTGGGTCTTCTACATCAACGTGCCGATCGGCGCGCTGGCTTTTATCGGCGTCTCGATGTTCGTCCAGGAAACCAAGCTCGACTTGAAGGCCAGGCTCGACTGGCTGGGCTTCGGCATGCTCTCGATCGCCATCGCCTCGCTGCAGATGTTCCTCGACCGCGGCGAGCAGCTCAACTGGTTCTCCTCGGCCGAGATCATCGTCGAAGCCCTGGTTTGCGCCTCGGCCTTCTACATCTTCATCGTCCACACTTTCACCGCGCGCGACACCTTCGTGAACCCGCGGCTGTTCCTCGACCGCAACTTCGCCGTCGGCATGGTGTTCATCTTCATCATCGGCATCACCTATCTCGCCTCGCTGGCGCTGATGACGCCTTACCTGCAGACGCTGATGGGCTATCCGGTGGTGACGGCCGGCATCGTCATGGGGCCGCGCGGCCTCGGCACAATGGCCTGCATGTTCATCGTCGGCAGGCTGGTCGGCAAGGTCGACACACGCTGGCTGCTGTTCATCGGCCTCGCGATCACCGCCTGGGCGATGTACGACATGACCGGATGGACGCCGGACGTCTCGCAATGGACGATCATCAGCACCGGCTTCATCCAGGGCGCCGGCCTGGGCTTCCTGTTCGTGCCGCTCACCACCATCACCTTCGCCACGCTGGCGCCGGAGCGGCGCTCTGAGGGCACCGGCCTCTACAATCTGTCGCGCAACATCGGCTCCAGCGTCGGCATCTCGGTGGTCACGGCGTTGCTGACGCAGAACCAGCAGATCAACCACGCCAACATCGCCACCTATGTGACGCCGTACAACCCGGCCTTCAGCGATCCGGCGGTCTCGCAGGCGCTGAGCCCCTACACCGCCGCCGGCCGCGCCGCGCTCGACGGCCTGGTGACGCTGCAGGCGACGATTATCAGCTATGTTGACGACTTCAAGCTGATGATGATCCTGTCTTTGGCCGCCATCCCGCTGGTGCTTCTGCTGCGCAAGCCGGGCACGCCGGCCAAGGTCGACCACAGCGCGGTCATGGAGTGA
- a CDS encoding HlyD family secretion protein, with translation MSEGTSPRKPTDEENVGERASDQVISLDSQREQRRANPPVVEDDELEAPVAPEPVAEAPSAQPKPAAVTVAPPAPVKPRRSLTRPILFALLPVALVAGGYYYVIGGQIMTTDNAYIQAQSLGVSTDVSGTVQEIDVHDNQAVKKGDVLFRLRPASFETALAGAKAQLGTVRNQVLTLQASYQQSLASIDQAQADIPYYESAFQRQQDLLKTSTASKATFDSAQHDLVAARQKVTVAKAQAQAMLAQLGGDAGQPVEQNPFYLQAQSAVDDAQRNLNDSVVKAPFDGIVTNVDALQVGKYLPASQPAFSLVSSTDIWIAAEPKETELTYVRPGQTATISIDGYPGDVWHGTVGSISPASSSSFSLLPAQNTSGNWVKVVQRIPMRVTIDDPDGKPPLRGGMSAVVSIDTGHARGLPDFITNLFKQSGPKS, from the coding sequence ATGTCTGAAGGAACCTCACCCAGAAAGCCCACCGACGAGGAAAATGTCGGCGAAAGAGCAAGCGACCAGGTCATCAGCCTGGACAGCCAGCGCGAACAGAGGCGCGCCAACCCGCCTGTCGTCGAAGACGATGAGCTGGAAGCGCCCGTGGCGCCGGAGCCGGTCGCCGAGGCTCCCTCGGCACAGCCGAAGCCGGCAGCAGTCACGGTGGCTCCGCCCGCTCCCGTAAAGCCGCGCCGCAGCCTGACGCGGCCGATCCTGTTTGCGCTGCTGCCCGTCGCGCTGGTGGCCGGCGGCTACTACTACGTCATCGGCGGCCAGATCATGACCACCGACAACGCCTATATCCAGGCGCAATCGCTCGGCGTCTCGACCGACGTCTCCGGCACCGTGCAGGAGATCGACGTGCACGACAACCAGGCGGTGAAGAAGGGCGATGTGCTGTTCCGGCTGCGGCCTGCCTCCTTCGAAACCGCGCTGGCGGGCGCCAAGGCGCAGCTCGGCACCGTGCGCAACCAGGTGCTGACGCTGCAGGCGAGCTACCAGCAGTCGCTCGCGTCGATCGACCAGGCGCAAGCGGACATTCCCTATTACGAGTCCGCCTTCCAGCGTCAGCAGGACCTGCTCAAGACCTCGACCGCCTCCAAGGCGACCTTCGACAGCGCCCAGCACGATCTCGTTGCGGCCCGCCAGAAGGTGACCGTCGCCAAGGCGCAGGCGCAGGCGATGCTTGCCCAGCTCGGCGGCGACGCCGGCCAGCCGGTCGAGCAGAACCCGTTCTATCTGCAGGCCCAGTCGGCGGTGGACGACGCGCAGCGCAACCTGAACGATTCCGTTGTCAAGGCGCCGTTCGACGGCATCGTCACCAATGTCGACGCGCTGCAGGTCGGCAAGTACCTGCCGGCCTCGCAGCCGGCCTTCAGCTTGGTGTCGTCGACCGACATCTGGATCGCGGCCGAGCCCAAGGAAACCGAGCTCACCTATGTACGCCCCGGCCAGACCGCGACGATCAGCATCGATGGCTATCCGGGCGATGTCTGGCACGGCACCGTCGGCTCGATCAGCCCTGCTTCCTCGTCCAGCTTCTCGCTGCTGCCGGCGCAGAACACCAGCGGCAACTGGGTCAAGGTCGTGCAGCGCATCCCGATGCGGGTGACGATCGACGATCCGGACGGCAAGCCGCCGCTGCGCGGCGGCATGAGCGCCGTCGTCAGCATCGACACCGGCCACGCCCGCGGCCTGCCTGACTTCATCACCAACCTCTTCAAGCAATCCGGACCAAAGTCATGA
- a CDS encoding MarR family winged helix-turn-helix transcriptional regulator: MSTSPNISFVLHDVARLLRKRFEQRSRAFGLTRAQWQVLAYLSLREGIHQNKLADLIEIMPITLARLLDKMQARGFIERRPNPADRRAWLLYLTPKAHPLIEVMRSNGQKTREEAFTGLSADAQRQLLQTLCLIKSNLLEACTQPALDREKVHV, translated from the coding sequence ATGTCCACCTCGCCAAATATCAGCTTTGTGCTGCACGATGTCGCGCGCCTGCTCAGGAAGCGGTTCGAGCAGCGGTCGCGCGCCTTTGGCCTGACCCGCGCGCAGTGGCAGGTGCTGGCCTATCTTTCGCTGCGTGAGGGCATCCATCAGAACAAGCTGGCCGACCTCATCGAGATCATGCCGATCACGCTCGCAAGGCTGCTCGACAAGATGCAGGCGCGCGGCTTCATCGAGCGTCGGCCCAATCCGGCCGACCGCCGGGCGTGGCTTCTCTATCTGACCCCGAAGGCCCATCCGCTCATCGAAGTGATGCGCAGCAACGGCCAGAAGACGCGCGAGGAGGCCTTCACCGGCCTGTCCGCAGACGCGCAGCGGCAACTGCTGCAAACCCTTTGCCTGATCAAATCCAATCTGCTCGAGGCCTGCACCCAGCCGGCCCTCGACCGGGAGAAAGTCCATGTCTGA
- a CDS encoding CatB-related O-acetyltransferase → MTGPNPNIKHPIAMHPRVGFLKGLVSAPNIEIGDFTYYDDPDGPDKFAGKCVLHHYDFIGDRLVIGKFCAIAEGARFIMNGANHAMSGFSTYPFNIFGHGWEEGFDPRTWSNEIRGDTVIGNDVWIGMDAVVMPGVKIGHGAIVAAKSVVTHDVPPYAIVAGNAAKVVKMRFDEFTVRRLLTAAWWDWPVDKISRNLDAIRGADISKLEAAV, encoded by the coding sequence ATGACCGGACCCAACCCCAACATCAAGCATCCGATTGCGATGCATCCGCGCGTCGGCTTCCTGAAGGGGCTGGTGAGCGCGCCGAATATCGAGATCGGCGACTTCACCTATTACGACGACCCCGATGGTCCCGACAAATTCGCCGGGAAATGCGTGCTGCATCACTACGACTTCATCGGCGACCGGCTGGTGATCGGCAAGTTCTGCGCCATCGCCGAGGGCGCGCGCTTCATCATGAACGGAGCCAACCACGCCATGTCTGGCTTCTCGACCTATCCGTTCAACATCTTCGGCCATGGCTGGGAGGAGGGTTTCGACCCGCGGACATGGTCGAACGAGATCCGCGGCGACACCGTCATCGGCAATGACGTGTGGATCGGCATGGATGCGGTGGTCATGCCGGGCGTCAAGATCGGCCACGGCGCCATCGTCGCCGCGAAATCGGTTGTCACGCACGACGTGCCGCCTTATGCGATCGTCGCCGGCAATGCGGCCAAGGTGGTGAAGATGCGCTTCGATGAATTCACGGTGCGGCGGCTTTTGACGGCTGCATGGTGGGACTGGCCGGTCGACAAGATCAGCCGCAACCTCGATGCCATCCGCGGCGCCGATATTTCCAAGCTGGAGGCAGCGGTTTGA
- the yihA gene encoding ribosome biogenesis GTP-binding protein YihA/YsxC: protein MKFLPPEGPPEIAFAGRSNVGKSSLINALVGHKGLARTSNTPGRTQELNYFVPDGFSGEGADLPPMALVDMPGYGYASAPKDKVDEWTKLIYEYLQGRVTLKRVYVLIDARHGIKAKDEDVLTLLDKAAVSYQVVLTKTDKIKAAGVPRLIEETLAKIKKRPAAFPVVLATSSEKAAGLDELRAAIALVANGG from the coding sequence ATGAAGTTCCTGCCGCCGGAAGGCCCACCGGAGATCGCCTTCGCCGGCCGCTCCAATGTCGGCAAATCGTCGCTGATCAACGCGCTGGTCGGGCACAAGGGCCTGGCGCGGACGTCGAACACGCCGGGGCGCACGCAGGAGCTTAACTATTTCGTGCCCGACGGCTTTTCCGGCGAAGGCGCCGACCTGCCGCCGATGGCGCTGGTCGACATGCCGGGCTACGGCTATGCCAGCGCGCCTAAGGACAAGGTCGATGAGTGGACGAAACTCATCTACGAGTATCTGCAGGGCCGCGTGACGCTGAAGCGCGTCTATGTGCTGATCGACGCACGCCACGGCATCAAGGCCAAGGACGAGGACGTGCTGACCCTGCTCGACAAGGCGGCCGTGTCCTACCAGGTGGTGCTGACCAAGACCGACAAGATCAAGGCCGCCGGCGTGCCGAGGCTGATCGAGGAGACGCTGGCCAAGATCAAGAAGCGGCCGGCGGCGTTCCCGGTGGTGCTGGCCACCTCATCGGAAAAAGCCGCCGGGCTGGACGAGCTGCGCGCCGCCATCGCCCTGGTGGCGAACGGCGGCTGA
- a CDS encoding DNA translocase FtsK has translation MTSTRFSRANLSGASAYNGEDDHGTDGRGGGASQPQPQSGQVVALRVAPAGESDAARAASSESADGGEFSRPAWQDYFFLAPNVRFTRTPDTDLSRRAAPQVEDAAHGKVSEPVRPAPPAPAAPARKSPTVTAAPAAAPMQTRPVRAPSAIAPAAIPPAAALSQAAAAPTSKPRPSGLRWSYLSDHAFFEFGMPFLAERLARARLNEAGQAPAVPAQPPVKPMPAHRPAAQSSQAHAPFMSEATSFYRVIEWRSNVSNAGSASMSTPAFAAVQPTPVEPVPVSAPSSARTARRTPSLPMAGEVVPLSAMAGYELPSEDLLQMPPEGQGFYMSQERMEQNADLLESVLEDFGVKGEIIHVRPGPVVALYEFEPAPGVKSSRVIGLADDIARSMSAVSARVAVVPGRNVIGVELPNETRETVYFRELVGSAGFRNTSCKLALGLGKTIGGEPVIAELAKMPHLLVAGTTGSGKSVAINTMILSLLYRLTPQECRLIMVDPKMLELSVYDGIPHLLTPVVTDPKKAVTALKWAVREMEDRYRKMARLGVRNIDGYNQRAASARDKGEVVTMQVQAGFEKGTGAPLFEERAIDLAPMPYIVIIVDEMADLMMVAGKEIEGAIQRLAQMARAAGIHLIMATQRPSVDVITGTIKANFPTRISFQVTSKIDSRTILGEQGAEQLLGQGDMLHMAGGGRISRVHGPFVSDLEVEQVVAHLKAQGRPEYLDTVTADEEEAEEAADAGPVFDKSAIAEEDGDALYEEAVKVVKRDKKCSTSYIQRRLGVGYNRAASLVERMEKEGLVGAPNHVGKREILTGRRDREPERDEMD, from the coding sequence ATGACATCCACGCGCTTTTCCCGTGCCAATCTTTCCGGCGCTTCCGCTTATAACGGCGAAGACGATCACGGCACGGACGGGCGCGGTGGCGGGGCCTCGCAGCCGCAGCCGCAATCGGGGCAGGTGGTCGCGTTGCGCGTTGCGCCGGCAGGCGAATCGGACGCGGCTCGCGCCGCATCCTCCGAATCGGCCGATGGCGGGGAGTTCAGCCGCCCGGCATGGCAGGACTATTTCTTCCTTGCGCCCAATGTACGGTTCACCCGCACGCCGGACACCGATCTCTCCAGGCGCGCCGCCCCGCAGGTGGAAGATGCCGCGCATGGCAAGGTATCCGAGCCCGTCCGGCCCGCGCCGCCGGCACCTGCCGCTCCGGCCCGCAAAAGCCCTACCGTCACAGCCGCTCCCGCCGCAGCGCCGATGCAAACCAGACCGGTCCGCGCGCCTTCCGCGATTGCCCCTGCCGCAATCCCTCCGGCTGCGGCGCTCTCCCAGGCGGCCGCCGCTCCGACGTCAAAACCGCGCCCAAGCGGACTGCGCTGGTCCTATCTTTCCGATCATGCCTTTTTCGAATTCGGCATGCCCTTCCTCGCCGAGCGCCTGGCACGGGCGCGTTTGAACGAAGCCGGTCAGGCGCCGGCCGTTCCGGCGCAACCGCCGGTCAAGCCGATGCCGGCGCATCGTCCGGCGGCCCAGTCGAGCCAAGCCCATGCCCCCTTCATGAGCGAGGCGACGTCGTTTTACCGGGTCATAGAATGGCGCTCCAACGTGTCGAATGCTGGCTCTGCCTCGATGTCCACGCCGGCCTTCGCGGCCGTCCAGCCGACGCCTGTCGAGCCCGTGCCGGTTTCCGCCCCGTCGAGTGCAAGGACGGCCAGGCGGACGCCTTCGCTACCCATGGCCGGCGAGGTTGTGCCGCTATCCGCGATGGCCGGTTACGAGCTTCCCTCCGAGGACCTTCTGCAGATGCCGCCGGAAGGTCAGGGCTTCTACATGTCGCAGGAGCGCATGGAGCAGAACGCCGACCTGCTCGAAAGCGTGCTGGAGGATTTCGGCGTCAAGGGCGAGATCATCCATGTCCGCCCCGGCCCGGTCGTCGCGCTCTACGAGTTCGAGCCGGCACCGGGCGTGAAATCCAGCCGCGTCATCGGCCTGGCCGACGATATTGCCCGCTCCATGTCGGCCGTCTCGGCCCGTGTCGCCGTGGTGCCGGGCCGCAATGTCATCGGCGTCGAGCTGCCCAACGAAACGCGCGAGACGGTCTATTTCCGCGAGCTGGTCGGATCGGCCGGTTTCCGCAACACCTCATGCAAGCTGGCGCTCGGACTCGGCAAGACGATCGGCGGCGAACCGGTCATCGCCGAACTCGCCAAGATGCCGCATCTGCTGGTGGCCGGCACCACCGGCTCCGGCAAGTCGGTCGCCATCAACACCATGATCCTGTCGCTGCTCTACAGGCTGACGCCGCAGGAATGCCGCCTCATCATGGTCGACCCCAAGATGCTCGAACTCTCGGTCTATGACGGCATCCCGCATCTGCTTACGCCGGTCGTCACCGATCCCAAGAAGGCGGTTACAGCGCTCAAATGGGCGGTGCGCGAGATGGAGGACCGCTACCGCAAGATGGCGCGCCTCGGCGTGCGCAACATCGACGGCTACAACCAGCGCGCCGCAAGCGCCCGCGACAAGGGCGAGGTCGTGACCATGCAGGTGCAGGCAGGCTTCGAGAAAGGCACCGGCGCGCCGCTGTTCGAGGAGCGCGCGATCGACCTCGCGCCCATGCCCTACATCGTCATCATCGTCGACGAGATGGCCGACCTGATGATGGTCGCCGGCAAGGAGATCGAAGGCGCCATCCAGCGGCTGGCGCAAATGGCGCGCGCCGCCGGCATCCATCTGATCATGGCCACGCAGCGCCCGTCCGTCGACGTCATCACCGGCACCATCAAGGCCAATTTCCCGACCCGCATCTCCTTCCAGGTGACGTCGAAGATCGACAGCCGCACGATCCTCGGCGAGCAGGGCGCCGAGCAGCTCCTCGGCCAGGGCGACATGCTGCACATGGCCGGCGGCGGGCGCATTTCGCGCGTGCACGGTCCCTTCGTGTCCGACCTGGAGGTCGAGCAGGTCGTGGCGCATCTGAAAGCGCAGGGACGTCCCGAATATCTCGACACCGTCACCGCCGACGAGGAGGAAGCCGAGGAAGCAGCCGACGCCGGTCCGGTCTTCGACAAAAGCGCGATCGCCGAGGAGGATGGCGACGCGCTCTATGAGGAAGCGGTCAAGGTGGTCAAGCGCGACAAGAAATGCTCGACCTCCTACATCCAGCGCCGCCTCGGCGTCGGCTACAACCGCGCCGCCTCGCTGGTCGAGCGCATGGAGAAGGAAGGGCTGGTCGGCGCCCCCAACCATGTCGGCAAGCGCGAGATACTCACCGGCCGGCGCGACCGCGAGCCTGAACGCGACGAGATGGATTGA
- a CDS encoding TetR/AcrR family transcriptional regulator: MVETTADSDLLDLRKGRPAAGQDPVKRAQIIEGARRVFIDKGFEAASMNDITREAGVSKGTIYVYFENKEELFEALIEEERGTIFKNMYEVLDHFDDLRKTLVKFGTVLSVKITSAKVIQAQRTVVGASDRIPELGARFYERGPKRGHDKVMAFLIEAVERGLLKIDDVDLAAYQFTELCLAGLFRQCIFSYRTKAPSQAEIEHIVTSGVDVFLKAYATEKFFAEEKALQSA, encoded by the coding sequence ATGGTCGAAACGACAGCCGATAGCGATCTGCTCGACTTGCGCAAGGGCCGTCCGGCGGCCGGGCAGGATCCTGTAAAACGGGCCCAGATCATCGAGGGCGCCCGCCGCGTCTTCATAGACAAGGGATTCGAGGCCGCCTCGATGAACGACATCACGCGCGAGGCAGGCGTCTCCAAAGGCACGATCTACGTCTATTTCGAGAACAAGGAAGAGCTGTTCGAGGCTCTCATCGAGGAAGAGCGCGGCACCATCTTCAAGAATATGTATGAGGTGCTCGACCACTTCGACGACCTGCGCAAGACGCTGGTGAAGTTTGGCACCGTGCTTTCCGTCAAGATCACCTCGGCCAAGGTCATCCAGGCCCAGCGCACGGTGGTCGGCGCGTCCGACAGGATCCCGGAGCTCGGCGCGCGCTTCTACGAGCGCGGCCCGAAGCGCGGCCACGACAAGGTCATGGCTTTCCTTATTGAAGCCGTCGAACGCGGCCTGCTCAAGATCGACGATGTCGACCTTGCCGCCTATCAGTTCACCGAGCTCTGTCTCGCCGGCCTGTTCCGCCAGTGCATCTTCTCCTACCGCACCAAGGCGCCGAGCCAGGCGGAGATCGAACACATCGTGACCTCCGGTGTCGACGTCTTCCTCAAGGCCTACGCCACGGAAAAATTCTTCGCCGAGGAAAAGGCGTTGCAATCGGCCTGA